The stretch of DNA TTGTTGCGTAATTCCTGTATATTGAATGTATGGCACTATAGAGGTGGGGGACGTGGCCGTAAAAGGGCTTGTCATCTCATTTAGAATGATTAGTTCTTTTGGGTACGGATAGATTGCTTAGAATTTGAAGGGCACAACAATATGTTTGGAAGATTATTTTTACTATTTACTCTCATTCCGATTCTGGAATTGTATACGCTTGTTTCTGTGGGCTCCGTAATTGGAGGCCTACCGACAATCGGAATTGTGATTCTTACTGGTGTTGCCGGTGCGTGGCTTGCCCGCATGGAAGGTTTTAATACCATGCAGAAAGTGCGGCAGTCTTTAAATGAAGGCGCCATGCCAGCAGATGAAATGGTAGAAGGTTTGTTAATCCTTATTGCAGGCTTGCTGTTGCTTACCCCGGGCTTTGTTACAGACTTTGCCGGACTCGCAATGCTTCTTCCGTTAACCCGCAAGCCTTTTGCTCGCTGGTTACGTAAGCAGTTTAACGCAGCAGCGGTGCGTGGTGAATCACAAAATCACGCAGGATTTACGTATTACACATGGCACTCTTCAGGGGGCCAGCAGAAAGACGAACAGACCATTTACAGCGAAATTCAGAATGATGCACAACAGCAGACTCAGACTCCACGGCAAGCAATAGTGATCGATTGTGAGCCAGTTGACGAAGAAAAGAAGTAGACTTGAACCTAATGAGAAAGGCTCTTCACACAAGATGTGAAGAGCCTTTCTTTTGTTTTTTTCTGAAGTCTGCTGATTAATTTTCCGGTACTGCAAGCTCCGGCGCTACCTGTGTCGCCATCGCAGCTTCTTGTTTTGCTGTAGAATCAGCCGATGTCGCGGTTGTGCTGTGGTCATTCAATGGTTCTTGAAGTGGAGCAGGTTCTTCTTCGTTATCCGTTTGCGGGCCATCCATTACAGGCTTTTCTTTAGAAGACGGAGCCGTCGTCGGCTCATCTGCTGTAGAGTCCTGTGCAGGATCTTGTGTGTCTGGAGTGACAGATTCAGGCTGCCCGTCAGCAGGTAATGGATTACTATATCTACTTGTATTCTTTTGTTGAACAGCAAGAATGAATCCCTGTCCGATATGTGGAATGGCAGTTTTCTGTGTTCCAACCAATTCCAGAGACTCTGGCTTTGTGAGCCAGTTGTTCCACTCGGTCGCACTCATAATGACTACAACATTTCGTTTTGAATTTAGGATTGTGGTCAACGAATGCGGATCTATTATATGGATAACCGGTTCGCTTACAAAGTATGCAAATGGTGCAGGATCAGCATTGTAGACTACAGGGGTGAAGTCCTTAGCCGCGTATTCTTCCATGGTAAGAGAGATGTCTTTGGTGGATATGAAACTGTTAATCGCAGGGGCTGACATAATGAACAGCGGCTGCATAAGAAGTGTCATAACCACAGCCATACCGATTACGCCGCATCTGCTGTTGAGCGGGAAGCGGAACCAGAATATTCCAGCGGCTGCAAGAAGGATCGCAGCCATGTAGATCCAGCCTTGAATTTCGAAAGGAATAATCTCGGTGAAGTTTACAAGACAAATGAGAGCTACGCCGAAGCCAAAGAAGACAGCAGCGAGTAATCTGTAAAAAACTTTACTGCGTAACGGCGAGAAATTTTTGATTGCACGCGCTGCAAGAATTGCAATTTGTGGAAGAAGTACAAGAAGCCAGACAGGTGACATGTAATCCAGCGCACAGTAGAGGGCGCATGTTAATATGGCAGAAAGCCACAGGTAGGCTATGCCGATATTTTCAGGATTTCTGGTTGCCAGAACATCTTTGTAGAATGAAACACTAAGTACTCTTGTCCAAGGAAGAACCAGAAAAACAACGAGCCATGGCAGCAGGATGAAAGGAAGCATGGCAAGCATGTGCCACCAGTATGGCAGATGCGCCAGCGCGCCTTTGAATGGTGCTGCAAGAACATTAGGTACGAGGTTTAACAGGTAATCTGGCTGCACGGCAAAATATACATACGCAAACCAGCTGAGAACAATGGAGAGATAAATACCAAAACCGCCAGCAACATCCCATTCACCGAATCGGGTTGGGCGTTTGCGCCAGCAGGTGATGAACAGAATGCTGAACAATGGTAAAAACAGCCCCGGGAAGCCACCAGTTAAGGTTGCAGCAGCAGCGCAGATAAATCCTATGATGAGCCAGAAGAACGAGCGTTCCCGTCTCCAGCCCATAACAAATGCGGCATGTGCGAATGTTACCAGCGCAGCAAAGAGTGTTTCCATTCCGTTAAGCTGCATGGTCACAGCCGGTAAAAATGCTGCTATTGTAAGCAGACCAGCTGTGAGGCTTGTTTTTTTGCTAATACCAGCGGCGCGGGCAAAGAGATATGTGGAGAGTACAAAAAGCATGCTGCTGAGCAGCGTGCTGGCTTTTACTGCAAAGGTAATGGCAATGTCGGGAATGAGCGCTACAGCGCTTGAGAACCAGAAGTAGAAAGGCATAGCGCCGCTGTATGGTTTTCCATCCAACATTGGAGTGAGCCAGTTTGAAGCTGCAAGAGTGTCTTTTACAACTGCGGCAGCCTGTGTTTCCTGCAACGGCCAAAGATCTCTAGAGAAAAGAGCAATGCCGCCTTGCAGAGCTGCAAATATAATAAGCGTAAGACAAGGAAGAAGGGAAAAACTGTTAAGAATTTTGCTTTCCGGTGCAACATCGGGAAGTGGTTCTTTTGGCTTTTTTTCTTTCTTCTTTTTCTTTTCTTTTTCTTGAAGAGGAACTTCAGCAGAAATGGTGTCATGCGAAGCTGTAGTTTCTTCAGAAAGTCCGGAATCCTGCTCTGGGCGAATGGTTTCCACACGCGTACCACCGAATCTGCTACTCACTTTTGAAGCGGCAGCGGCAACAATAAGTTCATCATCTGTGTCGCCTGTGTCATCATCTTCAGTGTTCATATCAGACGCTTCTATTTCGCTGGCAGGTGACTCAGTGTCATCTGAGGCTTCTGAAACAGGAGCCTCATCTGCTTTGTCTATTTCATTGTCTTCAATGCTTATATCAGACGTTTCTGTTTCGCTGACAGGTGGCTCAGTGTCATCTGAAGCTTCTGAAACAGGGGCTTCATCTGCTTTGTCTGTGTCATTATCTTCAGTGCTTGTATCAGGCGCTTCTATTTCGCTGGCAGGTGGTTCAGCGTCATCAGAGGCTTCTGAAACAAGAGCTTCATCTGCCTTATCTATTTCGTTATTTGTATGAGAACTATCTGATATATTATCGGATTCAACGTTATCTTGCGGTTCAATATGTTCAGACGAAGAGGGCGAGGAGTCAGTTACTTTTTCAGAAGAGTCATCTGCTGCGGCAAGTGGTTCTTCTGAAAGAATATCCTGTGGCACAACCTCGTCTACAGAGTCTTCCTGTTCAAAAGGGGCTTCAACAGCGTCCTTTTTAGCAGGCTCTGTAGTTTTCTCTTCGGTGCTTTTTGGTTTT from Halodesulfovibrio sp. MK-HDV encodes:
- a CDS encoding FxsA family protein, with the protein product MFGRLFLLFTLIPILELYTLVSVGSVIGGLPTIGIVILTGVAGAWLARMEGFNTMQKVRQSLNEGAMPADEMVEGLLILIAGLLLLTPGFVTDFAGLAMLLPLTRKPFARWLRKQFNAAAVRGESQNHAGFTYYTWHSSGGQQKDEQTIYSEIQNDAQQQTQTPRQAIVIDCEPVDEEKK